In Leptospira saintgironsiae, one genomic interval encodes:
- a CDS encoding HesA/MoeB/ThiF family protein has product MLSPEELSRYSRNILLNEVKRAGQEKLKKSVVTVIGAGGLGSPALLYLGAAGVGNIRIIDSDIVETTNLQRQIIFKHSDIGKSKSETSSENLRSLNPFINVEGIHTRLNKENAKDLLSGSDFVLEGSDNFDTKFLVNDICVSEKISFITAGVLRFEGMVMGVRPGKDACFRCVYENPPAPEHVPSCADAGVIGSMAGMIGTIQATESIQFLLSDFERNSGLFGKILQVDSKSMEFRNISTVRRKDCTVCGSLH; this is encoded by the coding sequence GTGTTGAGTCCGGAAGAACTGAGTCGCTATTCCAGGAATATTCTTCTAAACGAAGTTAAGCGTGCAGGTCAGGAAAAACTCAAAAAATCCGTAGTAACGGTAATCGGAGCCGGGGGTCTTGGATCTCCGGCTTTGTTGTATTTAGGGGCAGCCGGAGTAGGAAATATCCGGATCATAGACTCTGATATCGTCGAAACCACAAATCTACAAAGACAAATCATATTCAAACATTCTGATATAGGAAAATCCAAATCAGAAACTTCTTCCGAAAACCTTAGATCTTTAAACCCTTTTATAAATGTAGAAGGTATACATACCAGGCTAAACAAGGAAAATGCCAAAGATTTGCTGAGCGGATCGGATTTTGTGTTAGAAGGTTCTGATAATTTTGATACTAAGTTTTTAGTGAATGATATTTGTGTAAGTGAGAAGATCTCTTTTATCACGGCAGGTGTTCTACGTTTTGAAGGAATGGTGATGGGAGTTCGTCCTGGAAAAGACGCATGTTTTAGATGTGTGTATGAAAATCCCCCAGCTCCGGAACATGTGCCTTCTTGCGCAGATGCTGGAGTGATAGGTAGTATGGCCGGAATGATAGGAACCATCCAAGCCACAGAAAGTATTCAATTTTTATTAAGTGATTTTGAGAGAAATTCAGGATTATTCGGTAAAATTTTACAAGTAGATTCTAAATCTATGGAATTCAGGAATATCTCAACAGTCAGGCGCAAAGATTGTACTGTATGTGGTTCTCTTCACTGA
- a CDS encoding LA_0442/LA_0875 N-terminal domain-containing protein has protein sequence MRRLKNNIKAAIFFGCMIFSLTSVHANDQVIYMKDGRVINAEIISQTAFKMVIKLPDGSTKEISKQDIKRVAFKEAKTPEPKDKTPVGPPTLTPEEIAKQQEEDSKKQAVLDEKAEKRKKQIEESKRNRLDIFLGTGSGTVNFQNANFYDHVIAVGSTLGQDSGKFEYPIEPKPKSGKARSFDIRYSWNRFVGEVGASSVTSTATQTIIGVDGPSSGTFPKLINGNYDVSMKHVYGNFSYSVYPHPKYDIRPVIGYHQFWTKTENSNSLTFGAGVAPVFSDQYFGIVPTSIAEVLKGFSYGIQYDVKFEKFEIRTGLHILQMKGFGTYDRQLNAYAPVSGQGQAEDIDVYNKWVAKGVILDLKFLYPWKYGVSFWMGLNSMSWTYTMSETALSVGNGDSSGVDPESYALGKLLFESLIGPGALKETKSTTIQIGATYSYDFNK, from the coding sequence ATGAGAAGACTAAAAAATAACATCAAAGCGGCAATCTTCTTCGGATGTATGATCTTCTCCCTAACTTCTGTCCATGCAAACGATCAAGTCATCTATATGAAAGATGGAAGAGTGATCAACGCAGAGATCATTTCCCAAACTGCATTCAAGATGGTGATCAAATTACCTGATGGTTCCACAAAAGAAATTTCAAAACAAGATATCAAAAGAGTAGCATTCAAAGAAGCAAAGACTCCGGAACCTAAAGATAAAACCCCTGTTGGACCTCCTACCCTTACTCCAGAAGAAATTGCAAAACAACAGGAAGAAGATTCTAAAAAGCAAGCCGTCCTAGATGAGAAGGCAGAAAAAAGAAAAAAACAGATCGAAGAATCAAAACGAAATCGTTTAGATATATTTTTAGGAACAGGATCCGGAACAGTAAACTTTCAAAATGCAAATTTTTATGATCATGTAATCGCTGTCGGCAGCACCCTAGGCCAAGACAGCGGTAAATTCGAATATCCAATCGAACCAAAACCTAAAAGTGGAAAAGCGAGATCTTTTGATATTCGATACTCTTGGAACAGATTTGTAGGAGAAGTGGGTGCAAGTTCCGTAACATCTACTGCAACCCAAACGATTATCGGGGTAGATGGTCCAAGTAGCGGCACTTTCCCTAAATTAATCAACGGCAATTACGATGTTTCTATGAAACATGTTTATGGAAATTTTTCTTATTCAGTCTATCCACATCCTAAATACGATATTCGCCCAGTGATAGGATACCATCAATTCTGGACAAAAACGGAAAATTCAAATTCTTTAACGTTCGGGGCAGGAGTTGCTCCTGTGTTTAGTGATCAGTATTTCGGAATTGTTCCAACTTCTATTGCAGAAGTTCTAAAAGGTTTTTCCTACGGGATCCAGTATGATGTAAAATTCGAAAAGTTCGAGATCCGTACCGGATTACATATTCTACAAATGAAAGGTTTTGGAACTTACGATCGACAACTAAATGCTTATGCACCTGTAAGCGGTCAAGGCCAGGCAGAAGATATAGACGTGTACAATAAATGGGTCGCAAAAGGAGTGATTTTAGATCTAAAATTTTTGTACCCTTGGAAATATGGAGTCAGCTTTTGGATGGGACTAAATAGTATGAGTTGGACTTATACTATGTCAGAGACCGCTTTGAGCGTGGGCAATGGAGATTCTTCCGGAGTAGATCCTGAGAGTTATGCACTAGGAAAATTACTTTTCGAATCTCTTATCGGCCCGGGCGCACTCAAAGAAACAAAATCTACCACAATCCAAATCGGGGCTACTTACTCGTACGACTTTAACAAATAA
- a CDS encoding ABC transporter ATP-binding protein yields the protein MNVYRRLLGYSFKYKYRLITGIVLSFFVSILNGASLTSVIPIFNAIGKGGKADFQITLTKKESIALKEREEGKELEAIQKIEALVADIKIKTNFYLTTFPKDQLVLIFCLFIFPIYLAKLLFLTGAVYCINSGGYLAVRDLRLELYSKAQELPLNHFVQEKTGIFMSRIVNDVEVLAKVISSDLKDAIVDFFYIVIHLLILLVLSWEMFIAVLVVVPLIMGPVTSFADRIRKATRNQQERLSSLNGHLQEVISGIRVIRAFSMEKTEAGRFWEINNDLSDKTFKGHFYHQIGPSLVELSSSIVAVIFLAFGAYLIELQKLTLGHFMIFFLTLVFLTRPFKQMGMLSNSIQSAVAAGTRVFEMLDSETDVKNPPNPIFPKRLSKELKFDSVGYSYPGAKSSALLDLNLSIQKGSTVALVGSSGAGKSTLVDLIPRLIDPTLGSITWDGTDLRNFDLASLRKKISIVNQQVFLFNGSIRENICYGTENVTEERMREVSELAFATDFILSFEDGFDTVVGERGVMLSGGQRQRISIARALLNNPEILILDEATSALDTESERVVQQALESLYKNRTVIIIAHRLSTVQIADTIFTMEGGKVVESGSHSELIRLDGKYKKLYEMQFAESPV from the coding sequence ATGAACGTCTATAGACGCCTCTTGGGGTATTCCTTCAAGTATAAATACAGATTAATCACCGGGATCGTACTATCCTTTTTTGTATCCATACTCAATGGTGCCTCTCTTACTAGCGTTATTCCAATTTTTAACGCGATTGGAAAAGGCGGAAAAGCTGACTTTCAAATTACACTCACCAAAAAAGAAAGTATCGCTTTAAAAGAAAGGGAAGAAGGAAAAGAATTAGAAGCAATCCAAAAGATAGAAGCCCTAGTCGCAGATATAAAGATCAAGACTAACTTTTATTTAACCACTTTTCCTAAAGACCAGCTCGTTTTAATTTTTTGTTTATTCATATTTCCAATTTATCTAGCTAAACTTTTGTTCTTAACAGGTGCAGTATACTGCATCAACTCAGGCGGTTATCTAGCTGTCCGAGATCTACGTTTAGAACTTTATTCTAAGGCACAAGAACTTCCTCTCAATCATTTTGTTCAAGAGAAGACAGGGATCTTCATGAGCCGCATCGTTAACGATGTAGAAGTTTTGGCAAAAGTCATCAGCTCAGATCTAAAAGATGCTATCGTAGATTTTTTCTATATAGTCATACATTTGCTCATTCTTCTTGTCTTAAGTTGGGAAATGTTCATCGCAGTTTTAGTTGTAGTTCCACTGATCATGGGCCCAGTAACTTCTTTTGCAGATAGGATCAGAAAAGCGACTCGCAACCAACAAGAAAGATTATCTTCCTTAAATGGTCATTTACAAGAAGTGATCTCTGGCATCAGAGTTATCCGCGCATTCTCCATGGAAAAAACAGAAGCAGGGAGATTTTGGGAGATCAATAATGATCTTTCAGATAAAACTTTCAAAGGACATTTCTATCATCAGATTGGCCCTTCTTTGGTCGAACTTTCCAGCTCTATTGTTGCCGTAATATTTTTAGCTTTCGGCGCCTATTTGATCGAACTCCAAAAATTAACCTTAGGTCATTTTATGATCTTCTTCTTAACTTTGGTGTTTTTGACAAGACCATTCAAACAAATGGGAATGTTATCTAACTCGATCCAAAGTGCAGTGGCAGCAGGAACCAGAGTTTTTGAAATGTTGGATAGTGAAACGGATGTTAAAAATCCTCCAAACCCTATCTTTCCTAAAAGACTTTCTAAAGAATTAAAATTTGATTCAGTAGGATACAGTTACCCTGGAGCAAAAAGTTCCGCATTATTAGATCTGAATCTTTCTATCCAAAAAGGATCTACAGTTGCGTTAGTTGGTTCTTCCGGTGCAGGAAAATCCACATTAGTGGATCTAATACCAAGACTAATCGACCCAACCCTCGGCTCTATCACCTGGGACGGAACAGATCTCAGAAATTTCGATCTGGCTTCCTTAAGAAAAAAAATCTCTATCGTAAACCAACAAGTATTCTTATTCAACGGAAGTATCCGTGAGAATATATGCTACGGAACTGAAAATGTTACGGAAGAAAGAATGAGAGAAGTTTCAGAACTCGCATTTGCAACTGACTTTATCTTATCTTTCGAAGACGGTTTCGATACAGTAGTGGGAGAAAGAGGAGTGATGCTGTCTGGAGGCCAAAGGCAAAGGATCTCCATCGCAAGAGCGTTATTGAATAATCCTGAAATTCTTATTTTGGACGAGGCAACTTCTGCTTTAGATACGGAATCAGAAAGAGTAGTTCAACAAGCACTTGAATCTTTATACAAAAATAGAACTGTCATTATCATCGCTCACAGACTTTCTACAGTTCAGATCGCAGACACAATTTTCACAATGGAAGGTGGAAAGGTAGTAGAATCAGGATCTCACTCAGAGCTGATCCGACTAGATGGAAAGTATAAGAAATTATACGAGATGCAATTCGCTGAATCTCCGGTTTAA
- a CDS encoding ABC transporter substrate-binding protein has protein sequence MFYPRFLDSVTSRFQVGPKPTLTFSLAFLLLSLLFYDCRKAERSPGKLVFSLPSDPISLDPIRSTDLSSRIVLKYIYPRLFEINGEGTILPSLVRSYNLAEGPSSKIRRLILELRTDSNSNVGAQTVLGSLERLRNTPGPRRSTYSFLKGGKVLSDSSLEIYFEGGLRETLEKLSLPQAWIYCGPPESTCGNFKLAEWKRNNHLRLVANHPNDLGSEILFRVLPQASTGLYLYFKDELDLMKLPVFLLKNSLVKEDQISVRKGGGVQYIAINAKEPCFDKNFRKALNYSIDKRTIIQVLLEGKGEVSVGPFPKSISDTWTSSEEIYPYDLAKAKELLTQSVCYPKILERELEFRMRGDEENQANGAAIVQNLKELGLKIKTLPMEKAALYKENGEGRGDLTLLFWYADLPGPFAFLDPLFAGDRFGNGGNRAFYSNPKMEKIFQEIRSTDKTDISPQIKEAFSLLSEDAPWIFLWSPYELFLVGDRVPKDTNRRSDLP, from the coding sequence ATGTTTTATCCTAGATTTCTAGACTCGGTCACTTCCCGATTTCAGGTCGGACCGAAACCGACTCTTACCTTTTCCCTGGCTTTCCTTCTTTTGTCCCTTCTTTTTTATGATTGTCGAAAAGCGGAAAGAAGTCCCGGAAAACTGGTATTTTCACTACCTTCTGATCCAATCTCTTTGGACCCGATCAGATCCACTGACTTATCTTCTAGAATTGTTCTCAAATATATCTACCCTAGACTTTTTGAAATAAATGGAGAAGGTACAATCCTTCCTTCTTTAGTAAGATCATATAATTTGGCAGAAGGTCCGTCATCCAAGATCAGAAGATTGATCTTGGAACTTCGCACTGATTCGAATTCGAATGTAGGAGCTCAAACAGTTTTAGGATCTTTAGAAAGATTAAGAAATACTCCTGGCCCAAGGAGAAGCACATATTCTTTTTTAAAAGGTGGAAAGGTTCTCTCCGATTCCAGTTTAGAAATTTATTTTGAAGGAGGCCTTAGAGAAACTTTAGAAAAACTTTCTTTGCCACAAGCTTGGATCTATTGCGGCCCACCTGAATCAACTTGTGGAAATTTCAAATTAGCAGAATGGAAAAGGAACAATCATCTTAGATTAGTTGCAAATCATCCCAATGATTTGGGTTCTGAGATATTGTTTAGAGTTCTTCCTCAAGCAAGCACTGGATTGTATTTATATTTCAAAGACGAATTGGATCTGATGAAATTGCCTGTTTTTCTTCTCAAAAATTCGTTAGTAAAAGAAGATCAGATCTCTGTTCGAAAAGGAGGCGGTGTTCAATACATAGCGATCAACGCAAAAGAACCTTGTTTCGATAAGAACTTTAGAAAAGCATTAAATTATTCAATAGATAAACGTACAATCATTCAGGTTTTATTAGAAGGAAAAGGAGAAGTCTCCGTAGGCCCATTTCCAAAATCAATTTCGGACACCTGGACTTCTTCCGAAGAAATTTATCCTTATGATCTTGCAAAAGCAAAAGAATTGCTTACTCAATCTGTTTGTTATCCTAAAATTTTAGAAAGAGAATTAGAATTTAGAATGAGAGGAGATGAGGAGAACCAAGCAAATGGTGCTGCAATCGTGCAAAACCTAAAAGAGTTAGGATTAAAAATTAAAACTCTCCCAATGGAGAAAGCTGCATTATATAAAGAGAATGGAGAAGGTAGGGGAGATCTAACATTACTATTTTGGTATGCAGATCTTCCTGGGCCATTTGCATTTTTAGATCCATTGTTTGCAGGAGACAGGTTTGGGAATGGAGGAAATCGCGCCTTCTACTCTAATCCTAAAATGGAAAAAATTTTCCAAGAGATCAGATCCACGGATAAAACGGATATAAGTCCTCAGATCAAAGAAGCATTTTCACTTTTATCTGAAGATGCTCCTTGGATCTTTTTATGGTCCCCTTATGAATTGTTTCTAGTCGGGGACCGCGTACCAAAAGATACTAATCGTCGTTCGGATCTTCCTTAG
- a CDS encoding LA_0442/LA_0875 N-terminal domain-containing protein: MKSKILFLVLLFLPVVLFAEPQTVYLRNGQILHGDVINQTATFIDLKLQNGETRRIQKETILRISYREPQKEDPKKTEPPIVPVEKQEPKKQEPEIVSPPPVQKEAKRVVRSPLERHYIDFYLAAGNGTFSPQTIDFYYKYQNIRSLIIDATPFYLAGSPNRTAGTSVSAGINYKFKKFSVEAGGMETNTSTSSKNIGPEAEAIIVYGSYPEQMKVAFLKGSYSAFSKSNFELYPSVGYIRTWNRTKDSNSQVFQADSVAGKSNFQASESLSGTSVGLGFAYLFGSKFEIRPEFESLTMKGSQSIHQDYTAVSLSPPNVLFVLPADYSFDWKAKGTHASLKLSYFWKMGIGFFIKYDSYQWSYSLQDGNFPITLSLDSDTPTLSELISWNLGQKLLAQTINATTRATSIQFGVSKTLNFGPEENY, from the coding sequence ATGAAATCCAAAATTTTGTTTCTAGTTTTATTATTTCTACCTGTAGTTCTATTTGCCGAACCCCAAACTGTATATTTGCGTAACGGCCAAATATTACATGGAGATGTCATCAACCAAACGGCGACCTTTATAGATCTGAAATTACAAAACGGGGAAACAAGACGTATCCAAAAGGAGACTATACTCAGGATTTCTTATAGAGAACCTCAAAAAGAAGACCCTAAAAAGACAGAACCTCCCATAGTCCCTGTAGAAAAACAGGAGCCCAAAAAACAAGAACCCGAAATTGTCTCCCCTCCTCCGGTCCAGAAAGAAGCTAAAAGAGTGGTCCGAAGTCCATTAGAAAGACATTATATAGATTTCTATTTGGCGGCTGGAAATGGGACCTTCTCCCCTCAAACCATAGACTTTTATTATAAATACCAAAACATCAGAAGTTTAATCATAGACGCGACTCCTTTCTATTTAGCAGGAAGCCCAAACCGCACTGCAGGTACATCCGTATCTGCAGGGATCAATTATAAGTTTAAAAAATTCTCCGTAGAAGCTGGAGGAATGGAAACTAATACTTCTACAAGTTCGAAAAATATAGGTCCTGAGGCAGAAGCGATTATAGTTTATGGATCTTATCCGGAACAGATGAAGGTAGCTTTTTTAAAAGGATCATATTCTGCATTTTCCAAATCAAATTTCGAATTGTATCCGAGTGTAGGTTATATACGAACTTGGAATAGGACAAAGGACTCGAATTCACAGGTCTTTCAGGCGGATAGTGTAGCTGGAAAATCCAATTTCCAAGCTTCTGAAAGTTTAAGTGGAACTTCTGTCGGGTTAGGCTTTGCGTATTTGTTTGGATCTAAATTCGAAATAAGACCTGAATTTGAATCCTTAACCATGAAAGGTTCTCAGTCCATCCATCAAGATTATACAGCGGTTTCTTTAAGTCCTCCTAACGTTCTATTTGTATTACCTGCAGATTACAGTTTCGATTGGAAGGCCAAAGGAACTCACGCTTCATTAAAGCTAAGTTATTTTTGGAAAATGGGGATTGGATTTTTTATCAAATATGATTCTTACCAATGGAGTTATTCTCTTCAAGATGGAAATTTTCCGATCACACTTTCATTGGATTCCGATACTCCTACTTTGTCTGAACTTATAAGTTGGAATCTAGGCCAGAAACTCCTAGCCCAAACTATAAATGCTACAACTAGAGCAACTTCCATACAATTTGGAGTCTCCAAAACTCTAAACTTCGGACCGGAGGAAAATTATTAA
- a CDS encoding HEAT repeat domain-containing protein, producing the protein MKKSAITLAILATLIFTVSVSAEKSTEDHIKALSSGSDQEKIEASRYLGDKKEKSAIPELINLLNRSNDPKVAVPAGIALGQIGEAGDTTIALKNKVISSDNGDIVYTALVSILNIVIKNEKAEDAAKEALEFADKNRRSDEFVSDFLNVLTKKLKG; encoded by the coding sequence ATGAAAAAAAGCGCCATTACGCTCGCAATACTCGCCACTCTTATTTTTACCGTTTCGGTTTCTGCCGAAAAGAGTACGGAAGATCATATTAAGGCACTTTCCAGCGGATCCGATCAGGAAAAAATCGAAGCTTCCCGTTATTTGGGAGATAAAAAAGAAAAATCCGCAATTCCAGAATTGATCAACCTTCTAAACCGTTCCAACGATCCGAAAGTTGCAGTTCCTGCAGGGATTGCTTTGGGCCAAATCGGAGAAGCTGGTGATACTACAATCGCTTTGAAAAATAAAGTGATCAGCTCTGATAACGGAGACATCGTTTACACTGCTCTAGTTTCTATCCTAAACATCGTGATCAAAAATGAGAAGGCAGAAGACGCAGCGAAAGAAGCTCTTGAGTTTGCGGATAAAAACCGTAGATCAGATGAGTTTGTTTCCGACTTCTTAAACGTTCTCACTAAAAAGCTGAAGGGTTAA
- the lpxK gene encoding tetraacyldisaccharide 4'-kinase, with translation MISFGKILFFPILFLLSLIYKILFFLDRSLKKKRTLPSSITISVGNFSVGGTGKTPFTLHLAKLLHSNFPNIPIVILSRGYGSSGKGTRRVIENSSATEVGDEPLLLKKNLPFAEVYVGSNRYDSYLQFRSENKIPTDQKVFALLDDGFQHHALNRDLDLVLLDCTKLSKMEFVLPFGLLRESYSSVSRANFLIASKFSGEWEVLLSKWIGKYKPSQTLRFRFSPQKLVPLSLGESEVSIKELTGKSVFGFAGLGNPESFYSSLKDQNLFELKTKSYPDHYSYTKGDLIQISEKSSGQDYIICTEKDGVKITSLIKNDMDFSNWFYLRLETVLENESKLISSIRNFI, from the coding sequence ATGATTTCTTTTGGAAAGATCCTATTTTTTCCGATTCTATTTTTACTTAGCCTGATCTATAAGATCTTATTTTTTTTAGATAGAAGCTTAAAGAAAAAAAGAACTCTTCCTTCTTCTATAACAATCAGTGTAGGAAATTTCAGTGTGGGCGGAACAGGGAAAACTCCTTTCACTTTACACTTAGCAAAATTGCTTCATTCTAATTTTCCGAATATTCCAATCGTGATCTTAAGCAGAGGATACGGCTCCTCAGGAAAAGGAACCAGAAGAGTTATAGAAAATTCTTCCGCCACCGAAGTCGGAGATGAACCTCTTCTTTTAAAAAAGAATCTTCCTTTTGCAGAAGTGTATGTAGGAAGTAATAGATACGACTCTTATCTGCAATTCAGATCAGAAAACAAAATACCAACCGATCAAAAGGTATTTGCATTATTAGATGATGGATTCCAGCACCACGCTTTAAACAGAGATTTAGATCTAGTCTTATTGGATTGTACAAAACTTTCTAAAATGGAATTTGTACTTCCTTTTGGTTTATTAAGAGAATCTTACAGTTCAGTATCCAGAGCAAATTTTTTAATCGCATCTAAGTTTTCTGGAGAATGGGAAGTTTTACTTTCGAAATGGATCGGAAAATACAAACCTTCTCAAACTTTAAGATTTAGATTTTCCCCACAAAAGCTTGTTCCACTTTCTTTAGGAGAATCCGAAGTTTCTATTAAAGAATTAACAGGAAAATCAGTGTTCGGCTTTGCAGGTTTGGGAAACCCAGAATCGTTTTATTCTTCCTTAAAAGATCAAAATTTATTCGAGCTAAAAACTAAATCATATCCAGATCATTATTCTTATACAAAAGGAGATCTCATTCAGATCTCAGAAAAATCTTCTGGCCAAGATTACATTATCTGTACAGAAAAAGATGGAGTGAAGATCACTTCGCTTATTAAAAATGACATGGATTTTTCCAACTGGTTTTATCTCAGATTAGAAACCGTTCTGGAAAATGAATCTAAACTGATAAGTTCCATTCGTAACTTCATCTAA
- a CDS encoding cell envelope integrity protein TolA, translating to MIYLKRIFVLSLLVLIPINIFSETQYVYMKDGRILKGEVLHQSADKIKFRDEEGKEEEILKHSIKRIIFKNAEAEYKKQRQELEARLKQEQEAKLKREREAKLKQERETKLRREREAKLKQEQEAKLKQEQEAKLKQEQEAKLKQEQEAKLKQEQEAKLKQEQEAKLKQEQEAKLKQEQEAKLKQEQEAKLKQEQEAKLKQEEENKQIVTEEKPKLETQPSPIAEFHKLEILAGIGRSQYESQVSNFHRGVEGYATVLGGNGGFFNSAPTRKDSDAKTINLRYSWKRFVGDIGGSHMNSLESTTSVGYIVYPDLSSNVVSQGAFTAQAPLHTISYKQINAQISYSVYKHSLFEIRPILGYYKIWQTGKDNSTYDISPKDPNNSSSVDWAIRYGTSFSDYLSGPSVGLSIDSKWNEKWETRFELQRQFLHGNSIFTRDQIAFLLGGAFENRTAVNNEWKVDGLNLSGKLIYHWKSSVFFWTGFQYSKLSYKMESYGGDLNLSGDPVSAYVTSILIQSLTQGLANNSIAKAIYVGAGYSLDFSKKETQ from the coding sequence ATGATTTATTTGAAACGAATTTTCGTTTTAAGCCTACTCGTCCTCATTCCAATAAATATTTTTTCAGAAACACAATACGTGTATATGAAAGATGGAAGGATTCTCAAAGGAGAAGTTCTTCATCAAAGCGCTGACAAAATCAAATTCAGGGACGAAGAAGGAAAAGAAGAAGAAATACTAAAACACTCTATCAAAAGAATCATTTTTAAAAATGCCGAGGCAGAATATAAAAAACAAAGGCAGGAATTAGAAGCGAGACTAAAGCAAGAACAGGAAGCTAAATTAAAACGAGAGCGAGAAGCAAAACTAAAACAAGAACGGGAAACTAAGTTAAGGCGAGAACGGGAAGCTAAGTTAAAACAAGAACAAGAGGCGAAGCTTAAACAAGAACAAGAAGCTAAGTTAAAACAAGAACAAGAGGCAAAGCTTAAACAAGAACAAGAAGCTAAGTTAAAACAAGAACAAGAGGCAAAGCTTAAACAAGAACAAGAGGCAAAGCTTAAACAAGAACAAGAGGCAAAGCTTAAACAAGAACAGGAAGCTAAGTTAAAACAAGAACAAGAGGCAAAGCTTAAACAAGAACAGGAAGCCAAATTAAAACAAGAAGAAGAAAATAAACAAATCGTAACCGAAGAAAAGCCTAAATTAGAAACTCAACCTTCCCCGATTGCAGAATTTCATAAACTAGAAATACTTGCAGGTATAGGCAGAAGCCAATATGAAAGCCAGGTCTCGAATTTTCATCGAGGAGTAGAGGGATACGCAACCGTACTAGGAGGCAACGGAGGATTTTTTAATAGCGCTCCAACTCGTAAGGATTCGGACGCAAAAACGATCAATCTCAGATATTCTTGGAAACGTTTCGTAGGAGATATCGGCGGATCACATATGAATTCTTTGGAATCTACGACTAGCGTTGGATATATAGTCTATCCGGATCTTTCTTCAAATGTGGTGAGCCAAGGAGCATTTACCGCTCAGGCTCCTTTGCATACGATCAGCTACAAACAGATAAATGCTCAAATTTCTTATTCGGTATATAAGCATTCCCTTTTCGAAATTAGACCTATACTAGGTTATTATAAAATATGGCAGACCGGAAAGGATAATTCTACTTACGATATTTCTCCTAAAGATCCGAACAATTCCAGCAGTGTGGATTGGGCAATCCGATATGGAACAAGTTTCAGCGATTACTTAAGCGGCCCGTCAGTCGGTCTGTCAATCGATTCCAAATGGAATGAAAAATGGGAAACTCGCTTTGAATTACAAAGACAATTTTTACATGGAAATTCGATCTTCACAAGAGATCAAATCGCGTTCCTGCTGGGGGGAGCATTCGAAAATAGGACCGCAGTTAATAACGAATGGAAAGTGGATGGTTTAAACCTTTCTGGAAAATTGATCTACCATTGGAAAAGTTCAGTCTTCTTTTGGACCGGATTTCAATATTCCAAATTATCCTACAAAATGGAAAGTTATGGAGGAGATCTGAATTTAAGTGGAGATCCGGTTTCTGCTTACGTAACTTCCATTTTAATTCAATCTTTGACTCAAGGGCTCGCAAACAATTCTATTGCGAAAGCGATTTATGTAGGAGCAGGGTATTCTTTAGACTTCTCTAAAAAAGAAACTCAGTGA